The following proteins are encoded in a genomic region of Paenibacillus sp. FSL R7-0273:
- a CDS encoding glycosyltransferase family 4 protein encodes MRLALFTDTYLPQTNGVARTLHRLTGHLNRRGIEHLLFTPKSAPGEECDDPVRKISSIPFFLYPECRLALPGLSSISNELRAFRPDLLHLATPFNLGLYGLRYAHKHNLPHVASYHTHFDRYLRYYRMPSLIPLYWKYMKWFHRSCDAILAPSRETSGVLRAHGFTGLKLWSRGVDCGLYNPGKRTEDVRGRYGVEAPLLLLYVGRIAPEKDLATLMAAMRLLPASAAADVHLLVVGDGPLLPELRESAPGNVSFTGSRHGDELAELYASSDIFVFPSATETFGNVVLEAMASGLPVIAADAGGPRELVVPGRSGTLFSPQQPEAMAEAICRLAGQPELRSAMGHEGRRLALSRSWDNIFDGLVRDYEEVIEARRVKGRAGIFTA; translated from the coding sequence ATGCGTCTTGCCTTGTTTACGGACACTTATCTTCCGCAGACCAACGGAGTTGCCCGTACGCTTCACCGGCTGACCGGCCATCTGAACCGCCGTGGAATCGAGCATCTGCTGTTCACACCAAAGTCTGCTCCCGGAGAAGAGTGTGACGATCCGGTACGCAAAATCTCCAGCATCCCCTTTTTCCTGTATCCCGAGTGCAGACTGGCCCTTCCGGGCCTGTCCTCCATCAGCAATGAGCTCCGCGCCTTCCGCCCCGACCTGCTGCACCTGGCGACCCCGTTCAACCTCGGCTTATACGGCCTGCGTTATGCCCACAAACATAATCTTCCGCATGTCGCCTCCTACCACACCCATTTTGACCGCTACCTCCGCTATTACCGGATGCCCAGCCTCATTCCGCTCTACTGGAAGTATATGAAATGGTTTCACCGCAGCTGCGACGCCATCCTGGCACCATCCCGGGAAACGTCCGGCGTGCTTCGGGCACACGGCTTTACAGGCCTGAAGCTGTGGTCGAGAGGCGTCGACTGCGGGCTGTATAATCCGGGGAAGCGTACGGAGGATGTGCGGGGACGTTACGGGGTCGAAGCTCCGCTGCTGCTGCTGTATGTAGGACGGATCGCTCCGGAAAAAGACCTCGCAACGCTCATGGCGGCCATGCGCCTCCTGCCGGCTTCCGCTGCCGCTGACGTGCATCTGCTTGTCGTCGGGGATGGTCCGCTGCTGCCGGAGCTGCGGGAATCGGCGCCCGGGAATGTCAGCTTTACCGGCAGCAGGCACGGCGATGAGCTGGCAGAGCTGTACGCCTCCAGCGACATCTTCGTGTTTCCGTCCGCTACGGAAACCTTCGGGAATGTCGTGCTGGAGGCTATGGCCTCCGGGCTGCCGGTCATCGCCGCAGATGCGGGCGGCCCGCGCGAGCTGGTCGTGCCCGGCCGGAGCGGCACACTGTTCAGCCCGCAGCAGCCGGAGGCAATGGCCGAGGCCATCTGCAGGCTGGCCGGGCAGCCCGAGCTGCGATCAGCGATGGGCCACGAGGGGCGGCGCCTGGCGCTTAGCCGCTCCTGGGATAATATCTTTGACGGACTGGTCAGAGATTACGAGGAGGTTATTGAAGCCCGGCGTGTGAAGGGCCGTGCGGGGATTTTTACGGCTTAG
- a CDS encoding choice-of-anchor I family protein, whose translation MKRSGTTILSLLLAAELALVPAWGGAPASAAAAQPAGTPYNADGSYNVNVPHIIVNQVYGGGDADTTGGYFSSGYIELYNPLDVDVDLSGWSLQYSDPAMNGTWSRLELSGTIKAHSSYLITDSKNNPSFQSDISGKGDQTWGGLLFNNKGVKVVLLSNTDLLTAVNPFESKSAAYVDMIGTAGNDKGSVIDGYEGDYPTGKEEGTSKQKSVRRADFADTDNNKKDLKQISFDSLDAAAMNLMKPHSSRDGAWGVKAPALGVATTALPKATAGSQYTVALSVYGGVQPYSFSAAGLPEGLVLDTATGTISGIPLAAGTSTVSYTVYDSSAAPAKVSGTLDLIVNKPAPDPKQDLISITKIGGYSVGTTNEDGGVAEIVRYNRDNGKFYLVNGSTHPATVDIVDLKDGVHPEKEASINIEVLSETGGFSYGDLTSVDINTATKRIAVAVQEADAMKNGKVLVLDYGGKLLETFEAGVQPDMVKYTADGRYILTADEAEPRTLAGDPEGSVTIIDTVTKAVSLVKFDNPAVIDDLVHIRGAADPETKLITGKGAKADAVRDLEPEFIELSEDQKTAYISLQENNAIAAVDIASGKLLWVKGLGFKDLSLPQNALDLQKDNLIQLENVPFYGVYMPDGISQYTVNGTTYLFTANEGDATEWDSKENASTIGKMKSSLDPASAAAKFLAGTTNYDGVEVMSDMGHDGIYLYGARSFSIWDASTMKQVYDSGSDFEQITAERLPAYFNASNSNTTLDSRSTKKGPEPEYVKTGKVGNKALAFIGLERIGGLMTYDVTNPEQPAFVNYINTREFTPKNNIETDTGPEGIEFIAAADSPTGLPLVLVANEVGGTVAIYQLNVTTLTLDKTALSLQAGGAAAVLAADVQPAGGAAAGLSWSSSNSAVASVDQAGKVTPLAAGTAVISVSSADGYGLAEAQVTVKAADPVTSLPGTGPTSGVPAPVPASDGTVIQADGKAVVEVAAVTDSAGNTSYPVSLEDVTAALELLQGAVAKELLFRTAASDTSAAATLQVPAAAWAELAGSQIQTVTFASSSGTVSLDRNAVSAIHTAAAGEAVSLTVAKAAFPADSTGLIGTRPVLSFTVKAGSREVSSFGAGSALVRIPYTLSAGEDANAVAAYYVTASGALSVLPASSYDAAAGMLTFKTPHFSVYAVGYNKQVFNDTANSFARDSITYLAARGIISGTSAGQFGLKAQLSRGDAALLLARLAGADLNTAGAGSFTDVQADDYYGTAVSWASANGIVNGTGDGRFNPKANVSREQLAVMITRLAEAMNWSLPVNGGTAAGFADQASISSYAQEAAKAVRQAGILSGQAAADGTVNFAPQASATREETAHLLAKLLKAVQ comes from the coding sequence TTGAAAAGATCAGGCACTACCATCCTCTCGCTGCTGCTGGCAGCTGAATTAGCACTTGTTCCCGCCTGGGGCGGGGCCCCTGCATCGGCGGCTGCGGCACAACCGGCGGGCACTCCGTACAATGCTGACGGCTCTTATAATGTAAACGTTCCTCATATTATTGTGAATCAGGTATATGGCGGAGGGGATGCAGATACTACAGGCGGTTATTTTTCAAGCGGCTATATTGAGCTTTATAATCCTCTGGACGTGGATGTTGACCTGAGCGGGTGGTCACTGCAATACTCTGATCCGGCCATGAACGGGACTTGGAGCAGATTAGAGCTGAGCGGGACTATCAAGGCGCATTCCTCTTATCTTATTACGGACAGTAAAAATAACCCGTCCTTCCAAAGCGACATCAGCGGCAAGGGTGACCAGACATGGGGCGGGCTCCTTTTCAATAATAAAGGTGTAAAGGTGGTTCTGCTCAGCAATACGGACCTGCTGACGGCGGTAAATCCGTTCGAGAGCAAAAGCGCTGCCTATGTGGACATGATCGGCACAGCGGGAAATGACAAGGGCTCCGTGATTGACGGCTATGAAGGGGATTATCCGACAGGCAAGGAGGAAGGAACCTCCAAACAGAAGTCGGTGCGCCGCGCGGATTTCGCCGATACGGATAACAATAAGAAGGATCTGAAGCAGATCAGCTTCGACAGCCTGGATGCAGCCGCAATGAATCTGATGAAGCCGCACAGTAGTAGGGATGGGGCGTGGGGAGTCAAGGCACCCGCCCTCGGTGTAGCCACAACCGCGCTGCCAAAAGCGACAGCGGGCTCACAATATACGGTTGCCCTGTCCGTGTACGGCGGAGTCCAGCCGTATTCCTTCAGTGCAGCCGGCTTGCCGGAAGGACTTGTGCTTGATACAGCAACCGGTACGATCAGCGGCATTCCTCTGGCAGCAGGTACATCAACAGTGAGCTATACCGTCTATGACAGCTCTGCTGCTCCAGCCAAGGTTTCCGGAACGCTTGACCTTATTGTGAATAAGCCTGCACCTGACCCTAAGCAGGATCTGATCAGCATTACCAAAATCGGCGGGTATTCCGTCGGTACGACGAATGAAGACGGCGGCGTGGCCGAAATAGTCCGCTATAACCGGGATAACGGCAAATTTTATCTGGTTAACGGATCAACTCATCCGGCGACTGTAGATATTGTCGATCTCAAAGACGGTGTGCACCCGGAGAAGGAGGCTAGCATCAATATTGAGGTGCTGTCCGAGACCGGAGGCTTCAGCTACGGGGATTTGACCAGTGTGGATATTAATACGGCGACTAAACGGATTGCAGTGGCGGTCCAGGAAGCCGATGCGATGAAGAACGGCAAGGTGCTTGTGCTTGATTACGGCGGCAAGCTGCTGGAGACGTTTGAAGCCGGGGTTCAGCCGGATATGGTCAAATACACGGCTGACGGCCGCTATATCCTGACAGCTGATGAGGCGGAGCCTCGTACTCTGGCAGGCGATCCGGAGGGCAGCGTTACGATTATTGATACCGTGACCAAGGCAGTAAGCCTGGTGAAGTTCGATAACCCTGCAGTCATAGATGATCTGGTGCATATCCGCGGGGCAGCAGACCCGGAGACGAAGCTGATTACCGGCAAAGGCGCCAAAGCAGACGCAGTACGTGATCTGGAGCCGGAATTCATCGAGCTGTCCGAAGACCAGAAGACGGCGTATATCAGTCTGCAGGAGAACAATGCTATCGCCGCTGTAGATATTGCTTCCGGCAAGCTGCTATGGGTGAAAGGACTGGGATTCAAGGATCTCAGCCTTCCGCAAAATGCGCTGGATCTGCAAAAGGATAATCTGATCCAGCTTGAAAACGTACCATTTTACGGCGTCTATATGCCCGACGGGATTAGCCAGTATACAGTCAACGGTACAACCTATCTGTTCACGGCCAACGAAGGCGATGCAACGGAATGGGACAGCAAGGAGAATGCCAGCACGATCGGTAAAATGAAAAGCTCACTTGATCCGGCTTCAGCCGCCGCCAAGTTCCTGGCCGGAACAACAAATTATGATGGCGTTGAAGTAATGTCGGATATGGGCCATGACGGCATTTATCTGTATGGAGCGCGTTCCTTCTCCATCTGGGATGCTTCTACCATGAAGCAGGTGTATGACAGCGGCAGCGATTTTGAGCAGATCACGGCAGAGCGTCTGCCTGCTTACTTCAATGCCAGCAACAGCAACACCACACTGGACAGCCGCAGCACCAAAAAAGGGCCGGAGCCGGAATATGTAAAGACCGGCAAGGTGGGCAATAAGGCGCTGGCCTTTATCGGGCTGGAGCGCATCGGCGGTCTGATGACCTATGATGTAACCAATCCGGAGCAGCCGGCATTTGTGAACTATATCAACACACGCGAGTTCACCCCGAAGAATAATATAGAGACGGATACGGGTCCGGAGGGAATTGAATTTATCGCTGCAGCAGACAGTCCGACCGGACTGCCGCTGGTGCTGGTTGCCAACGAAGTCGGCGGCACAGTGGCCATCTACCAGCTGAATGTAACAACGTTGACGCTCGATAAGACGGCATTGTCCCTGCAAGCCGGCGGTGCAGCAGCAGTGCTTGCAGCAGATGTGCAGCCGGCAGGAGGAGCTGCGGCCGGGCTGAGCTGGAGCTCCTCCAATTCAGCGGTTGCATCGGTTGACCAGGCAGGCAAGGTAACGCCGCTTGCTGCCGGGACAGCGGTAATCTCAGTATCCAGTGCTGACGGCTACGGTCTGGCTGAAGCGCAGGTGACAGTGAAGGCAGCCGATCCGGTAACGAGCCTGCCGGGCACCGGCCCGACAAGCGGAGTCCCTGCGCCGGTTCCAGCATCTGATGGAACTGTCATCCAGGCTGACGGCAAGGCTGTTGTAGAGGTTGCAGCAGTTACGGATTCAGCCGGCAATACTTCTTATCCTGTCAGCCTGGAGGATGTGACAGCTGCACTGGAGCTGCTGCAGGGAGCAGTGGCAAAGGAGCTGTTGTTCCGTACAGCGGCGTCTGATACATCAGCAGCAGCTACCCTTCAGGTGCCGGCAGCTGCATGGGCCGAACTCGCCGGCAGCCAGATTCAGACAGTGACCTTTGCCAGCAGCTCCGGTACGGTTTCGCTGGACCGGAATGCCGTCTCTGCCATCCACACTGCTGCGGCAGGGGAGGCTGTCAGCCTGACCGTTGCCAAAGCCGCGTTCCCGGCGGATTCAACTGGCTTGATCGGCACCCGTCCGGTGCTGAGCTTTACAGTAAAAGCCGGCAGCAGGGAGGTTTCCAGCTTTGGCGCAGGCAGTGCTCTGGTCCGCATTCCTTATACCTTGTCTGCAGGTGAAGATGCCAATGCGGTTGCTGCTTATTACGTAACAGCATCCGGAGCATTGTCTGTGCTGCCTGCAAGCAGCTACGACGCGGCAGCCGGAATGCTGACCTTTAAGACCCCGCACTTCTCGGTTTATGCTGTCGGCTATAACAAGCAGGTGTTTAACGATACTGCAAACAGCTTTGCCAGAGATTCCATTACTTATCTGGCGGCGCGCGGTATTATCTCAGGCACCTCGGCAGGGCAATTCGGGCTTAAGGCTCAGCTGAGCCGCGGAGATGCAGCGCTGCTGCTGGCCCGCCTTGCAGGAGCGGATCTGAATACAGCAGGAGCCGGCAGCTTTACCGATGTGCAGGCTGATGATTATTATGGGACAGCTGTGAGCTGGGCCAGCGCAAACGGAATTGTGAACGGTACAGGAGACGGCCGATTTAATCCTAAGGCTAATGTTTCACGCGAACAGCTGGCGGTGATGATTACCCGTCTGGCTGAAGCGATGAACTGGAGCCTGCCGGTTAACGGGGGTACAGCTGCCGGCTTCGCTGATCAGGCGTCGATCAGCAGCTACGCGCAGGAAGCGGCCAAGGCAGTCCGGCAGGCGGGAATCCTGTCAGGCCAGGCTGCGGCGGACGGTACGGTGAACTTTGCCCCGCAGGCTTCAGCGACACGCGAGGAAACGGCGCATTTGCTTGCTAAGCTATTGAAGGCTGTACAGTAA
- a CDS encoding VOC family protein, giving the protein MGFQAGQVFINLPVANLQRSVEFFTALGFEFNPHFTDENATCMIINGNTYAMLLTREYFGTFTNKTIIDSAAHTEVITCFSAASREQVDELVQKALNAGGKPFNDPVDHGFMYNWSFQDPDGHLWEVMYMDESAAQ; this is encoded by the coding sequence ATGGGATTTCAGGCAGGACAGGTGTTTATTAATTTGCCCGTTGCCAATCTGCAGAGGTCAGTTGAATTTTTTACCGCGTTAGGGTTTGAATTTAATCCTCATTTTACGGATGAGAACGCAACCTGTATGATTATTAACGGCAATACGTATGCTATGCTGCTGACACGGGAGTATTTCGGTACGTTTACGAACAAGACGATTATTGATTCTGCTGCCCATACAGAGGTTATTACCTGTTTCTCCGCAGCAAGCAGGGAACAGGTGGACGAGCTGGTGCAGAAGGCGCTGAATGCCGGCGGCAAGCCGTTCAACGATCCGGTCGATCACGGCTTTATGTATAATTGGAGCTTCCAGGACCCGGACGGGCATCTGTGGGAAGTTATGTATATGGACGAAAGTGCTGCACAGTAA